From Cellulomonas dongxiuzhuiae, the proteins below share one genomic window:
- a CDS encoding SRPBCC family protein: protein MTTDTLHLGVRIARRAADVYAFASVPANLSRWAPGLGTQVEEADGQWFVVTPEGRARVTFAPRNDLGVLDHEVVTPSGLVVRVPMRVVADGPDACDVVLTLRRAPGMTDVELARDEALVRADLARLRDVLEAPVA from the coding sequence GTGACCACCGACACCCTGCACCTCGGCGTGCGGATCGCGCGCCGCGCCGCGGACGTCTACGCGTTCGCGTCCGTCCCGGCCAACCTTTCGCGCTGGGCGCCCGGCCTGGGGACGCAGGTCGAGGAGGCCGACGGGCAGTGGTTCGTCGTGACGCCGGAGGGCCGCGCGCGCGTGACGTTCGCGCCGCGCAACGACCTCGGCGTCCTGGACCACGAGGTGGTGACGCCGTCGGGGCTGGTCGTGCGCGTGCCGATGCGTGTCGTCGCCGACGGCCCGGACGCGTGCGACGTCGTCCTCACGCTGCGCCGCGCACCCGGCATGACGGACGTGGAGCTCGCCCGCGACGAGGCCCTGGTGCGTGCCGACCTCGCGCGGCTGCGTGACGTGCTGGAGGCGCCCGTCGCGTGA
- a CDS encoding alpha/beta fold hydrolase, with product MSADVTGALTPTDALAVHRSGDPGAPTVVLVHGLTDSGTTWPDLLAHWGDRYHVVAPDLRGHGSSPRFTPEQLPQAPEVMLADVVALLDAQPAPVFLMGHSLGGLLGLRAALARPEKVRALVVEDPAKPTGVRTPDPQFSAMMLGQTHVVIEDRDAEVARMRRETPWSDTEIDAWAATRADVDQEYLRVGLFLGDAAWEEAFGALQVPTLLVLPEEAPMAPRADGFDNPLVRTVVVPGAGHCVRRDQPDAFHAAVDGFLAEHAA from the coding sequence GGGTGACCCCGGGGCGCCGACGGTCGTGCTCGTGCACGGCCTGACGGACTCCGGGACCACGTGGCCCGACCTCCTCGCGCACTGGGGGGACCGGTACCACGTGGTCGCGCCCGACCTGCGGGGCCACGGCTCGTCGCCGCGCTTCACCCCCGAGCAGCTGCCGCAGGCGCCCGAGGTGATGCTCGCCGACGTCGTCGCGCTGCTCGACGCCCAGCCGGCGCCGGTGTTCCTCATGGGGCACTCGCTCGGTGGTCTGCTCGGCCTGCGCGCGGCGCTGGCGCGCCCGGAGAAGGTCCGCGCGCTGGTCGTCGAGGACCCGGCGAAGCCGACGGGTGTGCGCACGCCGGACCCGCAGTTCTCGGCGATGATGCTCGGCCAGACGCACGTCGTCATCGAGGACCGCGACGCGGAGGTCGCGCGCATGCGCCGCGAGACGCCGTGGAGCGACACCGAGATCGACGCGTGGGCCGCCACCCGCGCGGACGTCGACCAGGAGTACCTGCGGGTCGGGCTCTTCCTGGGCGACGCGGCGTGGGAGGAGGCGTTCGGCGCGCTGCAGGTGCCGACGCTGCTCGTCCTGCCGGAGGAGGCGCCGATGGCGCCGCGGGCGGACGGGTTCGACAACCCGCTGGTGCGTACGGTGGTGGTCCCGGGGGCGGGGCACTGCGTGCGCCGCGACCAGCCGGACGCCTTCCACGCGGCGGTCGACGGGTTCCTCGCCGAGCACGCGGCCTGA
- a CDS encoding GNAT family N-acetyltransferase, whose protein sequence is MDVEPQQATAADAPAIHALRRSLEEWMAARGIDQWPVGSVPAERIGAQVADGQWWVVRDDAGLLGSVRVIGTDPEYWGDDDAPALYVHGLMVDRRASGTGLGRALVEWAGERARAAGVTWLRLDHRASNPHLDDVYRAWGFEPVGVTDRPGFEVVLMQRAVGQEP, encoded by the coding sequence GTGGACGTCGAACCCCAGCAGGCCACCGCCGCCGACGCGCCCGCGATCCACGCGCTGCGCCGCTCGCTCGAGGAGTGGATGGCCGCGCGCGGCATCGACCAGTGGCCCGTCGGGTCCGTGCCGGCCGAGCGCATCGGGGCGCAGGTCGCCGACGGTCAGTGGTGGGTGGTCCGCGACGACGCGGGGCTGCTCGGCAGCGTCCGCGTCATCGGCACCGACCCCGAGTACTGGGGCGACGACGACGCGCCCGCGCTGTACGTGCACGGGCTGATGGTCGACCGCCGGGCGTCGGGCACCGGGCTGGGGCGGGCGCTCGTCGAGTGGGCCGGGGAGCGGGCGCGCGCCGCGGGCGTGACGTGGCTGCGGCTCGACCACCGCGCGTCCAACCCGCACCTCGACGACGTGTACCGGGCGTGGGGCTTCGAGCCGGTCGGCGTGACCGACCGCCCGGGCTTCGAGGTGGTGCTGATGCAGCGCGCCGTGGGTCAGGAGCCGTAG